In the genome of Sphingomonas sp. LR60, the window GCGGGTGCGCCGCGCGGGCGGGACGCGGGTCGCGGTCGGCTATGACGGGCGGACGCATTCGCCGATGCTGGAGGCGGCGCTGGTGGCGGGTCTTACCGCGTCCGGGGTCGATGTCGTCCGTGTCGGTGTCGGACCATCGCCGATGCTCTATTACGCCGCCGCGACGCTAGAAGTGGATGGCGGCGTACAAGTGACGGGCAGCCATAATCCCCGCGAGGACAATGGCTTCAAGCTTGTGATGCAGGGAAACAGCTTCTGCGGGCCGGACGTGCGCGATCTCGCGCGGCTCGCCGAGGCCGGCGACTGGGAGAGCGGGGCCGGCAACGTCACCGAGGCCGACGTGCTCGACCGCTACGTCGGCCGGCTGCTCGACGGCTATGCCGGGGGCACGTACCGGATCGGCTGGGACGCCGGCAACGGCGCCGCCGGGCCGGCGATCGCCAGGCTGACCGCGCAGCTGCCGGGCGAACATCACCTGCTGTTCTGCGACATCGACGGCACCTTTCCCAACCACCACCCCGATCCGACGGTGGAGGCCAATCTCGCACCCCTTCAGGCGCTGGTGGCGGAAAAGAAGCTCGATTTCGGACTGGCTTTCGATGGTGACGGCGACCGGATCGGCGCGGTCGATGCGCAGGGCCGCGTGCTGTGGGGCGACGAGATCCTGTCGATCCTGATCGCGCCGATCCTCGCCGAATTGCCCGGCAGCACGATCGTCGCCGACGTGAAATCGAGCGATGCCTTGTTCGAGCGGATCACCGCGCTGGGCGGCACGCCGGTGATGTGGCGAACCGGGCATAGCGAGATCAAGACGAAGATGAAGGAGCTGCACGCGCCGCTGGCGGGCGAGCTGTCCGGACATATCTTCTTCGCGCACGACTATTACGGGTTCGACGACGCTCTGTATGCCGCGGTGCGGTTGATCCATGCGGTGCATCTGTCGGGACGCTCGCTCACCGCGTTGCGCGAGGAAAGCTCGGCGCGGGTCGCGACGCCCGAGTGGCGCGTGCCGGTCCCCGAAGTGCGCAAGGTCGCGCTGGTCGAAGAGGTCGCCGCGCAGCTTGCCAGCCACGGCGCGCGCGTGACGGTGACGGACGGCGTGCGGGTGTCGACCGACGACGGCTGGTGGCTGCTGCGCGCCTCGAACACGCAGGCGGCGCTGACGCTGCGCGCGGAGGGGCGCGATGCAGAGGCGCTCGCGCGGCTGGTGGCGACGATCGACGCACAACTGGCGGCGTGCGGGCTGTCGCGCAGCAATTAGCGCGCGGTCCCTCCGTTACGCCGGCTGCACCTCGGGAAGCCATGACAGGTCCGCGCCGTCGCCGCGATCGTTGCGGCCCGCGGCGCGGCGCATCCCGGCCTCGTCGAGGATCGTCACCCGCCCGGGGGTGCGCGCGATCAGCGCCTGATCCTCGAGCTGACGCAGCATCCGGTTGACGTGCACCGCGGTCAGCCCGACCGCGTCGCCGATCTCCTCCTGCGTCAGACCGGGGGCGAAACTGTCACCGATCGCGGGATCACCACGCCGCATCCGCGTGCGGATTTCGAGCAGCATCCCCGCGACGCGCGCGCGCGCCGGCGTCTTCGCGACCGACGCCAGCCGATCCGCCAGCGACGCGCTCTCGATCTGTTCGAGCGCGGTGAGCGCCAGCGCCAGCCGCGGATGGCGCAGCGTCGCCTCCGCGAGCGCAGCCCGATCGATCGGCGCGACGACGCTGTCGGCGGCGGCGACCAGCGTTTGCTGCGCCTTGCCGAACACCATCACCTGCGTCCCGAACAGATCCCCCGGAAAGATCAGCCGCAGGATCTGGCGTCCGCCGTCGCCGAGCAGCACATAGCCCATCATCATCCCGCTTTTCAGCGCGAAGAGGTCGGTCCCGCGTTCATTCTGTCGCACGAGCGTCGCACCGCGGCGAAGCGGGCGTTCGCGCTCGGCAAGTCCTGCCAGCACGCTGCGTTCGACCGCCGAAAGGGATAGAAAATCACCGACCCGGTCGGCGAAACTAAGCGCTGGCACCCAATCCTAATCCTCAAATTCCTCGGATCGTTACGCGGGCGGGGGTGGACCCGCATTAAAACCGATCAACCGGCGGGCGCGTTGCTTCACTTGGCGCGACGCCGCAGCTTCGATAGAGCGTGCCGATGGACCGTATCATCATCCGCGGCGGCCGCCGCCTGACCGGCAAGCTCCCCGTTTCCGGCGCCAAGAACGCCGCCTTGACCCTGATGCCGTGCGCGTTGCTCACCGACGAGCCGTTGACGCTGCGCAACCTGCCGCGGCTCGCCGATGTCGACGGCTTCGGGCATCTGCTCAACCAGCTGGGTGCCTCGACGCGGATCGAGGGCAGCAAGCCCGACGAATTCGGCCGCGTGATGACGATCCGCGCCGGGCAGCTGACCTCGACCGAGGCGCCGTACGACATCGTGCGCAAGATGCGCGCGTCGATCCTCGTGCTCGGGCCGATCCTCGCGCGCGCCGGGCAGGCGCGCGTGTCGCTGCCGGGCGGCTGCGCGATCGGCAACCGCCCGATCGACCTGCACCTGAAGGCGCTGGAGGCGATCGGCGCGACGCTGGAGATGAGCGCGGGCTATGTCACCGCCACCGCGCCGGGCGGACGGCTCTCGGGTGGCAGCTACAGCTTCCCGGTGGTGTCGGTCGGCGCGACCGAGAATGTCGTGATGGCGGCGGTGACCGCCAAGGGATCGAGCCGGATCGAGAATGCCGCGCGCGAGCCCGAGATCGTCGACCTGTGCCGCTGCCTGATCGCGATGGGCGCGCGGATCGAGGGTGTCGGGACCGGCACGCTGGAGATCGAGGGCGTCGATGAGCTGCACGGCGCGACCTATGCCGTGATGCCCGACCGGATCGAGGCGGGCAGCTATGCCTGCGCGGTCGCCGTGACCGGCGGCGCGGTCGAGCTGACCAACGTCAATGCTGCCGACATGGGCGCGACGCTCGACGCGCTGCGCGCGGCCGGCGTCGGGATCGAGGAGCGGCGCGGGTCGATCATGGTCACCTCCGAGGCGGAGCTGAAGCCGCTGTCGCTGTCGACCGCGCCTTATCCGGGCTTCGCCACCGACATGCAGGCGCAGTTCATGGCGATGCTGTGCAAGGCGCCGGGCACCAGCACGCTGACCGAGACGATCTTCGAGAACCGTTACATGCACGTCCCCGAACTGGCGCGGATGGGGGCGGACATCAGCGTGCGCGGGCGGACCGCGGAGGTGACCGGGGTCGACCGGCTGGTCGGCGCGCCCGTGATGGCCACCGACCTGCGCGCCTCGATGAGCCTGATCATCGCCGGACTGGTCGCGGACGGCGAGACGACCGTGTCGCGCGTCTATCACCTCGACCGGGGTTACGAACGGCTTGAAGAAAAGCTGCAGGCGGTCGGCGCCGATATCGAGCGCGACGGCGGCGGCTGACGGTCGCTTCGCCGTGGCGCATTAACGGTTCATCAAGCAATATCGATTAAGCCCTTGGCGGGGCGTTGACGAACGGGCGCATAACCGGTCCTCTCCCGGCCCTGCGGCGGCACGAGTCGCCGCATGCCCGAGGGTGGAACGATGGACGCGATGACCGGCGGCTCGCCGCTCGAGACAATCCTCTGGACAGCACGCAGCGCCGGCGCGACGTTGATCATCTCGCGCGGCAACGATCCTGCGACGATCCGCCAATTGCTCGACGAGGGGCTGGTGCGCGAGCGGTTGGGGCATCTGGTGCTGACGATCAAGGGCTTGCAACGGCGCCGGGCGTGCGCGCCTTATTGAACGCGGTGACGATTCAGTTTGACGCCGAACCGTTCAGTTTCACTCGTCCACGACAGTCCATTTGATCGCATCTGAACAACGACAGGCACTTGCACCTTCGTTCTTGCCAAAGCCACGAGCAGAGCGGATCATGACCCAATGGTTGAGATCGTCGTCCCGCTTGGTGCGCTGGCATTCCTGTCATTGATGTTCACGCAGGTGTGTCGCCTCATCTCACAGGCGATCCTCAATCGCACGGTGCGCAAGGCGCTCGATGCCGATCCCGCCAGCGCACGCCTGCTGATCGAAAGGCTCGAACCCCGTTCACGAACATCGGCCGGACTGATCGGTTGGGTGATGGTCGTCGCGGGCGTTGCGATCGGCGCAATCGGCGCGATCGAAAACCCGCAGGACCATAACGACAGCGTGCCGATCGCCGTGCTCAGCCTCACGGTCGGTCTGAGCATCCTGCTCTATGCGTGGTGGGTCGGCCGCTCGACACCGGCGATCGAACAGACCGACGCCGCGTAGCATTAGGCGCTTACAACGCGTCAAAGTCGATCGCCGCGTGCCGGTCCAGCCGCTGCTCGGCAGACGGTAGCGGGTATTTCAGCCCGGTCGCGCAGTTGAACAACACGACCTCCTCATCCTCGTCCACCTCGCCGTCGCGGAGCGCCTGTCGATAGGCCGCCAGCGTCGCGCCGCCCTCCGGGCAGAGCAACAGGCCGTCCTTGCGCGCGCACTCGTCGACGGCCTTGACGATCGCAGGGTCACCGACCGCGAGCGCCTTGCCGCCGCTCTCGCGCACCGCACGCAGGATCAGGAAGTCGCCGACCGCGCGCGGAACGCGAATGCCCGCGGCGATCGTCTGCGCATCCTCCCAGCGTTCGGCATGTTCCTCGCCTGCCTCGAAGGCGCGGACGATCGGCGCGCAGCCCGACGCCTGCACCGCGTACATCCGCGGGCGCTCGGCACCGATCCAGCCGAGTTTCTCCAGCTCGTCGAACGCCTTCCACATGCCGATCAACCCGGTGCCGCCACCGGTGGGATAGAAGATCGCGCGCGGCAGCCGCCAGCCGAGCTGCGCGGCGAGTTCGAGCCCCATCGTCTTCTTGCCCTCGATCCGATACGGCTCCTTGAGCGTCGAGAAGTCGAACCAGCGCCCCTCCGCGGCGCCCTTCGCGACGATCGCGCCGCAATCGTCGATCAGGCCGTTGACGCGCCACACACGCGCGCCCTGTGCGGCGATCTCGCGGACGTTCACCTCGGGCGTGTCGTCGGGGCAGAAGACGATCGTCTCGATCCCGACGCGGGTGGCGTAGGCCGCGAGCGCGGCGCCCGCATTGCCGTTGGTCGACATCGCGATCCGCGTGACGCCGAGTTCCCTCGCCATTGCGACCGCCATCACCAGCCCGCGCGCCTTGAAGCTGCCGGTCGGCAGGCGGCCCTCGTCCTTGACCCAGACGTTGGGGCCGGCGCTCGCGGGGATCGGGATCAGCGGCGTCTCGATTTCGCCGAGGCTGACGATGTTGCGCGTCTCGCGCACGGGCAGCAACTCTCGCCACCGCCACAGGTCCGTCGCGCGCGCGGCGAGCATGTCGCGGGGGAGCGCGGCGCTGACGGCATCG includes:
- a CDS encoding Crp/Fnr family transcriptional regulator: MPALSFADRVGDFLSLSAVERSVLAGLAERERPLRRGATLVRQNERGTDLFALKSGMMMGYVLLGDGGRQILRLIFPGDLFGTQVMVFGKAQQTLVAAADSVVAPIDRAALAEATLRHPRLALALTALEQIESASLADRLASVAKTPARARVAGMLLEIRTRMRRGDPAIGDSFAPGLTQEEIGDAVGLTAVHVNRMLRQLEDQALIARTPGRVTILDEAGMRRAAGRNDRGDGADLSWLPEVQPA
- a CDS encoding threonine synthase, translated to MNENLTTDRATFVAYLECSLTGERYEADQLHNLSRAGRPLLVRYDIDAVSAALPRDMLAARATDLWRWRELLPVRETRNIVSLGEIETPLIPIPASAGPNVWVKDEGRLPTGSFKARGLVMAVAMARELGVTRIAMSTNGNAGAALAAYATRVGIETIVFCPDDTPEVNVREIAAQGARVWRVNGLIDDCGAIVAKGAAEGRWFDFSTLKEPYRIEGKKTMGLELAAQLGWRLPRAIFYPTGGGTGLIGMWKAFDELEKLGWIGAERPRMYAVQASGCAPIVRAFEAGEEHAERWEDAQTIAAGIRVPRAVGDFLILRAVRESGGKALAVGDPAIVKAVDECARKDGLLLCPEGGATLAAYRQALRDGEVDEDEEVVLFNCATGLKYPLPSAEQRLDRHAAIDFDAL
- the pgmG gene encoding phosphoglucomutase/phosphomannomutase PgmG, producing the protein MTHRLSPEILRAYDIRGRVGDTLTEADAWAVGRGFATRVRRAGGTRVAVGYDGRTHSPMLEAALVAGLTASGVDVVRVGVGPSPMLYYAAATLEVDGGVQVTGSHNPREDNGFKLVMQGNSFCGPDVRDLARLAEAGDWESGAGNVTEADVLDRYVGRLLDGYAGGTYRIGWDAGNGAAGPAIARLTAQLPGEHHLLFCDIDGTFPNHHPDPTVEANLAPLQALVAEKKLDFGLAFDGDGDRIGAVDAQGRVLWGDEILSILIAPILAELPGSTIVADVKSSDALFERITALGGTPVMWRTGHSEIKTKMKELHAPLAGELSGHIFFAHDYYGFDDALYAAVRLIHAVHLSGRSLTALREESSARVATPEWRVPVPEVRKVALVEEVAAQLASHGARVTVTDGVRVSTDDGWWLLRASNTQAALTLRAEGRDAEALARLVATIDAQLAACGLSRSN
- the murA gene encoding UDP-N-acetylglucosamine 1-carboxyvinyltransferase, whose translation is MDRIIIRGGRRLTGKLPVSGAKNAALTLMPCALLTDEPLTLRNLPRLADVDGFGHLLNQLGASTRIEGSKPDEFGRVMTIRAGQLTSTEAPYDIVRKMRASILVLGPILARAGQARVSLPGGCAIGNRPIDLHLKALEAIGATLEMSAGYVTATAPGGRLSGGSYSFPVVSVGATENVVMAAVTAKGSSRIENAAREPEIVDLCRCLIAMGARIEGVGTGTLEIEGVDELHGATYAVMPDRIEAGSYACAVAVTGGAVELTNVNAADMGATLDALRAAGVGIEERRGSIMVTSEAELKPLSLSTAPYPGFATDMQAQFMAMLCKAPGTSTLTETIFENRYMHVPELARMGADISVRGRTAEVTGVDRLVGAPVMATDLRASMSLIIAGLVADGETTVSRVYHLDRGYERLEEKLQAVGADIERDGGG